The DNA segment TTAATTCTCCGAGAAAACCGGTATAAAAAGTGCGGTCGTAATTTTCGTTTTGCAATATGAAAGCCTTTGCTTTATCCTTTGGAAAACCGCAGACTGCAGGCGTTGGATGCAACAACAAGGCTACTTCCCGCAAGCTGGTACTCGAATTCAAGCTTCCCGAAATATCGGTTTTGATGTGCCAAATACTCCCCGCTTTGAGGCTGTAAGGTTTTGAAACCAAGACTTCCGAAGCGACATTTTTCAACTTTTCCACGATATAATCCGTGACAAATTGTTGTTCTTCTTGTTCTTTTTTCGGCCAAACCACTTCATTGGAACCCGCATCTTTTTGCGTTCCCGCCAAAGCGATTGTTTGGAATTCCTGACCCTTTGCTTTCAACAATTGTTCGGGTGTGGCACCCAACCAAGTCCCTATTTTTGGATGATATAAACAATACACAAAAGTGGTTGGATACAATTGGGCCAAATTTTCGAAAGCGTTAATTAGGTCGAAATTTGCTAAATCAATCGATTCTTTTCGAGACAAAACCACCTTCTTGAATTGGTTGTTTTCGATGGCTTGAATGCCTTTGGCAACCAAGAATTCGAAATTATTTTTGGCCAATTCGTTTGAAACAGTATCCTCTTTTGGGGAAACGATAATTTCCCTTTTTTGAAAATCCACATTAATTATTTCGGATT comes from the Flavobacterium limnophilum genome and includes:
- a CDS encoding isochorismate synthase, giving the protein MEQISAKAAQQLGQKLPFVLYKKPNSNTITGLFQQNDSLFEASDFTEKGFVFASFNGSKTLLIPENQSEIINVDFQKREIIVSPKEDTVSNELAKNNFEFLVAKGIQAIENNQFKKVVLSRKESIDLANFDLINAFENLAQLYPTTFVYCLYHPKIGTWLGATPEQLLKAKGQEFQTIALAGTQKDAGSNEVVWPKKEQEEQQFVTDYIVEKLKNVASEVLVSKPYSLKAGSIWHIKTDISGSLNSSTSLREVALLLHPTPAVCGFPKDKAKAFILQNENYDRTFYTGFLGELNKGDQTDLFVNLRCMEICDSKANLFMGCGITKDSVPEKEWEESCNKSVTMKRVLK